Below is a window of bacterium DNA.
CGAACGAGAAGACCCAGGAGATCCGAAAGGCTTACGAAAGGATCCGACGCGTGCGGAACCTCTGAACCGCTGAACGAATCCTCCGTTCCCAATTCCAACGACCATCAAGAGGAATTGCATGCCTTCCTTCGACATCGTTTCCGAAGTCAACCTGCATGAAGTGACCAATGCCGTCGATCAGGCCAACCGCGAAGTCGGCACCCGCTTCGACTTCAAGGGCAGTGCGGCCCGTTACGAACTGCAAGGTTCGGACATCCGGCTCACCGCCGAATCGGAGTTCCAGTTGCAGCAGATGGTCGACATCTTGAAGGTCAAATTGGCCAAACGCGGCGTCGATCTCGGCTGCCTTGCCATGGAACCGCCGGAAACCTTGGGCCGGCAGGCTCGCCAGACGGTCCACCTGAAACAGGGGATCGACGCCGATCTGGCCAAGACCATCGTCAGGAAGGTCAAGGACAGCAAGCTGAAAGTCCAGGCTGCAATCCAGGGGGACCAGGTGCGCGTCACCGGGAAGAAACGCGACGACCTCCAGGCCGTGATCGCTCTGCTGCGTCAGGCGGACTTGGGACAGCCCTTGCAATACGTCAACTTCCGCGATTAGCGGAGGCTCGAAAACTCTGCTGGCCCAAGGTACGGCGGGGAATCCAGGCTTTTCCCGCGCCCCTCTAACC
It encodes the following:
- a CDS encoding YajQ family cyclic di-GMP-binding protein, with the protein product MPSFDIVSEVNLHEVTNAVDQANREVGTRFDFKGSAARYELQGSDIRLTAESEFQLQQMVDILKVKLAKRGVDLGCLAMEPPETLGRQARQTVHLKQGIDADLAKTIVRKVKDSKLKVQAAIQGDQVRVTGKKRDDLQAVIALLRQADLGQPLQYVNFRD